A single Xylanimonas cellulosilytica DSM 15894 DNA region contains:
- the dhaK gene encoding dihydroxyacetone kinase subunit DhaK: MKKLLDDPENAVDDSLTGFAAAHADVVEVHGLHGSGPVYVTRAGGAVEGKVGLVSGGGSGHEPLHAGFVGDGMLDAAVPGAVFTSPTPDQITPAIQAADAGRGVLAIVKNYTGDILNFETAVELAEAEDVEVATVVVNDDVAVEDSLYTAGRRGVAGTVMVEKIAGAAAVRGDDLAAVTAVAEKVIANVRSMGVALEACTVPHVGKPSFDLAEGEIEIGIGIHGEPGRHRVPMASATEITRLLVDPILADLDLAAGERVLLFVNGMGGTPQSELYVVYGRARTLLEERGVTVARSLVGNYVTSLEMQGASVTVLRLDDELEQLWDAPVRTAAMHW; encoded by the coding sequence ATGAAGAAGCTGCTGGACGATCCCGAGAACGCCGTCGACGACTCCCTCACCGGGTTCGCCGCGGCGCACGCCGACGTCGTCGAGGTCCACGGGCTGCACGGCAGCGGCCCCGTCTACGTGACCCGCGCGGGCGGGGCTGTCGAGGGCAAGGTCGGTCTGGTCTCCGGCGGCGGGTCCGGGCACGAGCCGCTGCACGCCGGGTTCGTCGGCGACGGCATGCTCGACGCCGCCGTCCCCGGCGCCGTCTTCACCTCGCCGACGCCGGACCAGATCACCCCGGCCATCCAGGCCGCCGACGCCGGCCGCGGCGTGCTGGCCATCGTGAAGAACTACACGGGCGACATCCTCAACTTCGAGACCGCCGTCGAGCTCGCCGAGGCCGAGGACGTCGAGGTCGCCACCGTCGTCGTCAACGACGACGTCGCCGTCGAGGACTCCCTGTACACGGCCGGACGCCGCGGCGTGGCGGGCACCGTCATGGTCGAGAAGATCGCGGGCGCAGCCGCGGTCCGGGGCGACGACCTGGCTGCGGTCACGGCGGTCGCCGAGAAGGTCATCGCCAACGTGCGCTCCATGGGCGTGGCGCTCGAGGCCTGCACGGTGCCGCACGTCGGCAAGCCGTCCTTCGACCTCGCCGAGGGGGAGATCGAGATCGGCATCGGCATCCACGGCGAGCCTGGCCGGCATCGCGTCCCGATGGCGTCCGCCACCGAGATCACGAGGCTGCTGGTCGACCCGATCCTGGCCGACCTGGACCTCGCCGCGGGGGAGCGAGTGTTGCTGTTCGTCAACGGTATGGGCGGCACCCCGCAGTCCGAGCTGTACGTGGTCTATGGTCGAGCGCGCACGCTCCTGGAGGAGCGCGGCGTGACCGTCGCGCGCTCGCTCGTCGGGAACTACGTGACCTCCTTGGAGATGCAGGGCGCGTCGGTCACCGTGCTGCGGCTGGACGACGAGC